One segment of Brassica napus cultivar Da-Ae chromosome C3, Da-Ae, whole genome shotgun sequence DNA contains the following:
- the LOC106385662 gene encoding dnaJ homolog subfamily B member 8-like isoform X2 has translation MFHRLIQEDAEVKLIRKRYHKLAMKVHPDKNNHPKADIAFKLIHEAYLCLTDETKRRCFNTDRQKNICLKCSRLPHKTKENRPDTKPNRFCQALRNIRDKFREENKVIERCLKTNSARFMGNLTEETPVFGIPNLNRFSKELPVFNPTDYKLRGYPHVRNRVLDNNLSDWKMFMRSRSTCVHSS, from the exons ATGTTTCATCGACTG ATCCAGGAAGATGCAGAGGTCAAGCTCATACGTAAACGATATCACAAACTAG CTATGAAGGTTCATCCCGATAAAAACAACCACCCAAAAGCAGATATTGCTTTTAAGCTCATCCACGAG GCTTATTTATGTCTTACAGACGAAACAAAGAGAAGATGCTTCAACACAGACCGACAAAAGAACATATGTCTGAAATGCAGCCGTCTCCCACACAAAACCAAAGAGAATCGCCCAGATACTAAACCGAACCGGTTCTGCCAAGCCCTCAGGAACATTAGGGATAAATTTAGAGAAGAGAACAAGGTGATAGAGAGATGTCTAAAGACAAACAGTGCAAGATTCATGGGGAACCTAACTGAGGAAACCCCGGTTTTCGGTATACCGAACCTAAACCGGTTTAGTAAGGAGTTACCGGTTTTTAATCCGACGGATTACAAATTACGGGGTTATCCACATGTGAGAAATCGAGTGTTGGACAACAACTTGTCGGATTGGAAGATGTTCATGAGAAGCAGATCCACATGTGTTCACTCCTcatga
- the LOC106385662 gene encoding dnaJ homolog subfamily B member 8-like isoform X1, producing the protein MDKIRSGQDPKAALVSEICSLSRSPIACIHINGNSVSCFIDWYLILGIQEDAEVKLIRKRYHKLAMKVHPDKNNHPKADIAFKLIHEAYLCLTDETKRRCFNTDRQKNICLKCSRLPHKTKENRPDTKPNRFCQALRNIRDKFREENKVIERCLKTNSARFMGNLTEETPVFGIPNLNRFSKELPVFNPTDYKLRGYPHVRNRVLDNNLSDWKMFMRSRSTCVHSS; encoded by the exons ATGGATAAGATCCGATCCGGACAGGATCCAAAAGCGGCATTGGTCTCAGAGATTTGTTCGCTGTCGAGATCGCCGATCGCTTGCATTCACATCAACGGCAACTCCGTTTCATGTTTCATCGACTGGTATCTCATTCTCGGt ATCCAGGAAGATGCAGAGGTCAAGCTCATACGTAAACGATATCACAAACTAG CTATGAAGGTTCATCCCGATAAAAACAACCACCCAAAAGCAGATATTGCTTTTAAGCTCATCCACGAG GCTTATTTATGTCTTACAGACGAAACAAAGAGAAGATGCTTCAACACAGACCGACAAAAGAACATATGTCTGAAATGCAGCCGTCTCCCACACAAAACCAAAGAGAATCGCCCAGATACTAAACCGAACCGGTTCTGCCAAGCCCTCAGGAACATTAGGGATAAATTTAGAGAAGAGAACAAGGTGATAGAGAGATGTCTAAAGACAAACAGTGCAAGATTCATGGGGAACCTAACTGAGGAAACCCCGGTTTTCGGTATACCGAACCTAAACCGGTTTAGTAAGGAGTTACCGGTTTTTAATCCGACGGATTACAAATTACGGGGTTATCCACATGTGAGAAATCGAGTGTTGGACAACAACTTGTCGGATTGGAAGATGTTCATGAGAAGCAGATCCACATGTGTTCACTCCTcatga